Sequence from the Micrococcales bacterium genome:
TTCCCAAGGATCACCGGAGTGGCCGCTCGGCTACCCGGACCAGAACCCGGCCCGGAGGAGGCAGTTCAATGAAGAAGGTTCTGATCATTCTGGCCGTCCTGGCCGTGGGCGTGTTGGCCTACCGAAAGTACGCCAAGGATCAAGCTGAGCTTGACCTTTGGG
This genomic interval carries:
- a CDS encoding DLW-39 family protein, with product MKKVLIILAVLAVGVLAYRKYAKDQAELDLWAEVTDPVA